Proteins from a genomic interval of Deltaproteobacteria bacterium:
- a CDS encoding aldehyde dehydrogenase family protein, whose protein sequence is MQTGSYINGEWVQPNSGRQVRNINPADTRDVIAEFPMATAADTERAIDAAAEAFQGWRKTPGPERGRVIWRAADIARRRVDEIAELMTREEGKIFKEARGEVLKGISLMEYNAGAGYRLGGKTLPSEARDTFTYTIRQPMGVVGLIAPWNFPWAIPVWKSAPALVAGNAVLLKPASLTPSTAGLLAEVYEEAGIPKGVFNVVVGSGGDVGETIVNSRRIPVVSFTGSNEIGSDLYVKAASRGAKVTCEMGGKNAVIVMPDCDLDKAAVAIRDGAFGSTGQRCTATSRVIAIGDTRSELVARLEEHARKIRVGSGLDADVDMGPAVDEGQWKTDLEYIEIGKQEGARLVTGGNKPKGLDHGFYVEPTVFDDVTPDMRIFREEIFGPVLSVAAASDLDEAIRFANSVDFGLTTSIFTQDVDKVMRFVEEVETGMVHVNEPTVGGEAQLPFGGIKATGVGEREMSEEGLNFFTEIKTVFINYSGQSGRLMIR, encoded by the coding sequence ATGCAAACCGGTTCGTACATCAACGGAGAGTGGGTCCAGCCGAACTCCGGCCGGCAGGTACGCAATATCAACCCCGCCGACACCCGCGACGTCATCGCCGAGTTTCCCATGGCCACGGCCGCCGACACCGAGCGGGCCATCGACGCGGCCGCGGAAGCATTCCAGGGGTGGAGGAAGACGCCGGGACCGGAGCGCGGGCGGGTGATCTGGCGCGCGGCGGACATCGCCCGGCGGCGGGTGGACGAGATCGCCGAGCTCATGACGCGCGAGGAAGGGAAGATCTTCAAGGAGGCCCGGGGCGAGGTACTCAAGGGGATCTCGCTCATGGAGTACAACGCCGGCGCCGGCTACCGGCTCGGCGGAAAGACGTTGCCCTCCGAAGCCCGGGACACCTTCACGTACACGATCCGGCAGCCCATGGGCGTGGTAGGGCTGATCGCGCCGTGGAACTTTCCCTGGGCGATACCGGTGTGGAAGTCCGCGCCGGCGCTGGTGGCCGGCAACGCGGTGCTGCTGAAGCCGGCGTCCCTGACCCCGTCCACGGCGGGCCTCCTGGCGGAGGTCTACGAGGAAGCCGGCATTCCCAAGGGCGTCTTCAACGTGGTGGTGGGCTCCGGGGGCGACGTGGGCGAGACCATCGTCAACTCCCGGCGCATCCCGGTGGTGTCGTTCACCGGCTCCAACGAGATCGGCAGCGACCTGTACGTCAAGGCGGCCTCCCGCGGCGCCAAGGTCACCTGCGAGATGGGCGGCAAGAACGCGGTCATCGTCATGCCCGACTGCGACCTCGACAAGGCCGCCGTGGCGATACGGGACGGCGCCTTCGGCTCCACCGGCCAGCGCTGCACCGCCACCTCCCGGGTCATCGCCATCGGTGACACCCGAAGCGAGCTGGTGGCCCGGCTGGAGGAACACGCCAGGAAGATTCGTGTGGGCTCGGGACTGGACGCGGACGTGGACATGGGGCCGGCGGTGGACGAGGGCCAGTGGAAGACCGACCTGGAGTACATCGAGATCGGCAAGCAGGAGGGCGCCCGGCTGGTGACGGGCGGCAACAAGCCCAAGGGGCTGGACCACGGTTTCTACGTGGAACCCACGGTGTTCGACGACGTCACCCCCGACATGCGCATCTTCCGCGAAGAGATCTTCGGCCCGGTGCTGTCGGTGGCGGCGGCCTCGGATCTGGATGAAGCCATCCGGTTCGCCAACTCCGTGGACTTCGGTCTCACCACTTCCATCTTCACCCAGGACGTGGACAAGGTCATGCGCTTCGTGGAGGAGGTGGAGACCGGCATGGTGCACGTCAACGAGCCCACCGTGGGCGGCGAGGCCCAGCTCCCCTTCGGCGGCATCAAGGCCACCGGCGTGGGCGAGCGCGAGATGTCCGAGGAGGGTCTCAACTTCTTCACCGAGATCAAGACTGTCTTCATCAACTACTCCGGCCAGTCCGGGCGGCTGATGATCCGCTGA